Sequence from the Erythrobacter insulae genome:
TGACCCATGCGCATTACAAGACAGGCGAGCTGTTTGACATGGCCGCAATGACGAAAGCCGCGCATGATGCGGGCGCTTTGGTGCTTTGGGATTTGTCGCACAGCACGGGCGCAATGCCGGTCGATTTGAACGGCGTTGACGCGGATTTTGCGACGGGCTGCGGATACAAATATCTATGCGGAGGGCCCGGAGCGCCTGCTTTTGCCTATGTCGCAGAGCGGCATCATGCGGGTCTGGCACAGCCGCTTACCGGGTGGTTTGGACATGCGCGTCCCTTTGCCTTTTCCGACGAATACGAGGCCGCCCCCGGCATAGAGCAATTGCAATGTGGTACCTCGCCGATTCTGGGGCTTGCCGCTTTGGAGGTGGGTGTCGATCTGATCGCGGAGATCGGTGTGGACCGGCTTTATGCCAAGTCTCAGGCGCTTTCCGAGTTCTTCCTCGAATGTATGGCCGCGCACGGTATGAGCCTCGAGCTTGTCAGCCCGTCTCAAAGCGATGAGAGAGGCAGCCAGCTCAGCTTTCGCCACGAGAATGCCTATGGCCTGTGCCAAGCATTGATCGCGCGCGGCGTAATCGGCGATTTCCGCGACCCTGATATTTTGCGCCTTGGTTTTGCGCCTGCTTATCTGCGGTTTGAAGACATGGCCGAAGCCGCGCGGCATCTGGCTGAGGTGTTTGCAGGCGAGGAATGGCGACGCGAAGAGTTTAACCGGCGCGCTGCGGTGACTTAACCTTTAATCATCAAAGTCATTGGTCAGATGGATCGTCCAGAACCGTTCCATATGAAGATAAGTCATCGAAGCGGTCCAGGTGACCATGACCAGACCATTGAGCGCTTCCAATCCGCTCAACAAGCGGATTTCGCCAGTTGGATAGATGTCTCCGATACCGAGCGTCGTATAGCTGGTTAGCGAGAAATAGAATGCATCATTGAGCGCGCCTGAATCGGGCCCTGCAATCGTTCCGACCGCAAACACATTCTCGAGCAGCAGATAACCCCCCGCATAAAGCGTTACGTGCAGCACATGAGAGAGGATCGCAGCCGAAAGCATCATCCAGAGACGCACCCTTGGATTAACTTCAAGGTCGTTTGCGCCGAGCGAGGTGTGCCGCAAAATCTCATAATGGATGAGAATGGTTGCGGCGATCAGCAAGGCTGCAAGTACGAGCGTAGTCATTTGAATAAACTTGAACCGATCTGTGCCCGGGTCAAGCGGCCATTATCGGCAGGTTCCGGCTTACGCTTCCAGCTCGATGTCCCAATACAGCCAGTCGCGCCATGTTTCGTGGAGGTAATTTGGCGGGAATTGTTTGCCGAATTGCTGCAATTGCCAAGTGGTCGGGCGAATTGGTTTCATCTGCACAGGCATGGCGGCCTGTTTCGGCGTGCGGCCGCCCTTTTTCATATTGCACGGAGCGCAAGCGGTGATGATGTTCTCCCACGTGGTTTTTCCGCCGAGACGGCGCGGGATCACGTGATCGAATGTCAATGTGTTGCCGCCGCCGCTGCCGCTGCCGCAATACTGACATTCAAATTTGTCACGCAGAAACACGTTGAAGCGGGTGAACGCGGGAAATTCGCTTTGCTTTACATATTGGCGAAGCGCGATGACGCTCGGGATTTTCATGTCGAGGCTGGGCGAATGAACCTCACGGTCATAGCTCGCAACGATATCGACCCGGTCGAGGAACACGGCTTTGATTGCAGTTTGCCACGGCCATAGGCTGAGCGGATAGTAGGATAGCGGAGTGTAATCCGCATTGAGCACCAGCGCAGGACAACCGGCAAGGTTGCGCGATGGATCTTCCTGAGCGCTGCGGAACTTTGCCGCTGTTTCGATCAGTTCGCTTTTGAACACGCCTTGCGTTCCTCCCTGATTGGTTTGAACATGGCTTGGCATGGCCGTGAGTCAAAGCCACGGCAGTGCGTATATCCACAGGGAAAATCTGCTTATCACAAGTGGATGGCGCCGGAAACGCCGCTGTGGCAAAGCGGTTCGGGTGAAAACCGTCACCCGCTTTGCCCCGAGCCCCAATGGCAATTTGCATATGGGCCATGCCTATTCGGCGATTTATGCGCATGATCTGGCGCGGGATGCAGCAGGGCAATTTCTGCTCCGGATCGAGGATATTGACGGTCCGCGTTCGCGCCCGGAATTCATCGATGAATTCCGCCGCGACCTTGAATGGCTGGGGCTGGAATGGGACGAGGTGCCCGCGCAATCGACCCGCATCGACAGCTATAATGAAGCGGCCGCCAAACTGGAGGCGGGCGGGTGGCTGTATCGCTGCAGCTGCACCCGAAAACAGATCGACGCATTGGAGCCGCGGCGAGGGGCGGACGGGCTGAGCTATCCCGGATCTTGCCGTAACACCCCGCATCCGGCGGACGAACCCGCTGCGCTAAGGCTGGATGTCGAAAAAGCCATGGATTCGCTGGGCGAGCTGGTCTGGACCGATGAGGTTGCCGGATCGGTGGTGGCTGATCCCCGCGAATTTGGCGATGTGGTGATTGTACGCAAAGATTTGCCGGCAAGCTATCATCTGGCCGCGACGCTTGATGATGCCGCAGACGGTGTAACGGTTGTGACGCGCGGTAAAGACCTATTCGCGGCGACCCATGTGCACCGGATATTGCAGGAATTGCTCGAATTGCCGGTGCCGCATTGGCATCATCACCGATTGCTAATGGATGATGACGGGCAAAAGCTGGCGAAGCGGCGCGGCTCGCCCGCTCTCAAAGACCGGCGCGAAGCGGGTGAAGACGGTTTGGCGCTTGCCGAGCAATTGCGATTGCAGAAAAATCGATCTGGAACTTAGCGCGCAGGTGCCCATTTAATCGGTATGAACTATTTTCTTATCGCTGTGCTCGTGGTGCTGTGCATCATGGTGATCGTCTCGCTAGTGCGCGGGGTGGTTGCATTTCTCCAAACCACTAAAATCGACCTTGAGACAGGTGAGGGCGAAACCGCGACCGACATGCAGCTCTTGCAAAACAAAGCCATGTTCGCGCGGATCAAGTATCAGGCGCTGGCCATTGCAGTCGTTGCCATCATGCTCGCTGTGGCGCGCTGAGTCGCCTGATGGTCAAGCTCAACAAGATATACACGCGCACCGGCGATGATGGCACAACGGGCCTCGTTGATGGATCGCGCTGTCCCAAACATTCGGCCCGGATCGCCGCCATTGGCGAGGTTGATCTGGCCAATAGCGTTATTGGTCAGGCCATCTGCGCCATCACAGACGAGGCGCAGCGCGCCGTATTGACGCGGGTTCAGAACGATCTGTTCGATCTGGGTGCCGACCTTGCGACACCTTCCGGGGATGGCGATTTTGCGCCGTCTGAAATGGTTTTGCGAATGGTGCCCGATCAGGCGACATGGATCGAAGAGCAGATAGATGGTTTCAATCACCGGCTCGAACCGCTGACCAGCTTTGTCTTGCCCGGTGGCAGCGAAGCAGCGGCGCGCGTGCATGTCGCGCGGGCGACTGCGCGGTCCGCCGAACGTGCGGTGACCGCGATGGCAGCGGAGACCCCGGTTAATCCCGCAGCGGCGGCGTATATCAATCGTCTGTCCGATCTTTTGTTTGTGCTGGCCCGCGTCTTGAATGACGATGGCAGGGTCGATGTGAAGTGGGTGCCAGGCGCCAACCGCTAAAACTGTCCGCTGGTATTTGCCTGTATCCGCCGCTAACAGGCGCGAAGATACAAATTGCTGCACTTGCGAAGTGCACCGGGCAAAGGAATAAGACCATGCGGAATATCGCTGTAATCGGTGCCGGCCAGATGGGGACGGGCATTGCCCAAACTGTCGCTCAAAATGGCATGAACGTGATGCTATCGGATGTTGACCTTGCGCGTGCCGAAGCGGGCAAAGCCGTGATCGAAAAAGCGCTTGTGAAACTGGTCGGGCGCGGAAAAATCGAAGCCGATGCCGCTGAAACGGTGCTCACCAAGATAACGCCAGTCGCCGATTATGCGCCGATGGCAGACGCAGATATCATTATCGAAGCCGCTACCGAGCGGGAAGAGATCAAGAACGCGATTTTTGAAAGCGTCGGCAAAGTGCTTTCCGCAGATGCCGTGATGGCATCCAACACCAGCTCGATCCCGATCACCCGCATGGCGAACCATTCGCCTGACCCCGCGCGCTTTATCGGTCTGCACTTCTTCAATCCGGTCCCGGTCATGGGTCTGATCGAAGTCATCCCTGGCCTTGCCACATCGCAAAACACGACCGACCGCATAACCGCTTTTGCCGAAGGATTGGGCAAGCAAGTTGTGCTGAGCCAGGACGAACCGGGATTTGTGGTCAATCGCATCCTTCTGCCGATGATTAACGAAGCGGTGTTCGTGCTTGGCCAGTCAACCGCAGGGATTGCGGATATCGATAAAGGCTGCCGGCTTGGCCTGAATCACCCGATGGGGGCTTTGGAACTTGCAGACTTTGTAGGGCTGGATACGTGCCTCGATATTATCAACGTGCTGTATAAGACAACGCGGGATACCAAATATCGACCCGCGCCGTTGTTGGTGAAATATGTCGAAGCGGGCTGGCTTGGGCGCAAAACGGGACGCGGGTTCTACGATTATACTGGGGAAGTACCGGTCCCCACCCGGTAAATCGGGTGAGTATGCGCGAAGAGATTATTCGTCGTCTTCGCCGTCTTTTTCACTGCCTGCCCATCCGCCAAAGCTGGCTTCTCCGTCACCTTTATCCTGATCGCTCAGATAGGCGTCTTTCTTCTCTCCGCTGGCGTCAAAGCCGCCGAAAACTTCCGGTGTCGGGTCAAACCCCTGCGCATCATCGATCAGCTCGTCATCAGTGGCAAAACGCATGATGACGTCTTCTGTCTCGGGGGATGCCGGTTTGCTGCGCTTTGCGGGTGTACCGATTGTGTCTTGTTCCGGGCCAAGATCACCGAATTTACGCCCGGCAGCCCGATCCTGCGCTGTTTCACCGTCGCCGAATGTCTCGACAGTTTTGTGCAAGGTCCCCGGATCATCCTCGGTCCCGACAAACAACGCGACACTCACCAATGTGATGCCGACATAGGCGAGAGCCGCCTTGGGATTCTGAAACAAAGCCTTCATAGCGTTACGGCAATAAGGCCAAGATATTAAGTTTCGGTGGAGATCACTTCACGCTTGAGATCATACAGCAGATCCAGCGCTTCACGCGGGGAGAGCGCATCGAGATCGGTCTCGCTCAACCGCGCTGCAAGGCTGGCGTCTGGCGATGGTTCGGGCTCCACCGTTTGCGCAGCGGCGGCGAAAAGCGGCAGCTCTCCCAGACCGGCGGCGATCCCGCCCGTTTCCGATCGGGCCTGTTCCAGCTTGGCAAGCACTTGCGATGCGCGCTTGACCACGGCATCCGGCACTCCGGCGAGTTTAGCCACAGCAAGGCCGTAAGACCGGTCAGCTGGCCCCTCTGACAATTCGTGCAGCAGCACCAGATCGCCCTTCCACTCGCGCGCGCGGACATGGTGCAGCGACAACGCCTCGCATGTCTCGGCCAGTCGCGCGAGCTCATGATAATGGGTTGCGAACAGGCACCGGCACGCAATGCGCGAATGCACCGCTTCGACCACGGCCCATGCCAGCGCCAGACCATCATAGGTCGAGGTTCCGCGCCCCACTTCATCCAGAATGACAAAACTGCGAGTTGTCGCTTGCGCCAGAATGGCAGCGGTTTCGACCATTTCGACCATAAATGTGGAGCGCCCGCGCGCAAGGTTGTCTGACGCGCCGACGCGGCTGAACAGACGATCAACCAGTCCGATTTGCGCCGCTTCGGCGGGCACAAAACACCCCGCTTGCGCCATGAGCACGATCAGCGCATTCTGCCGCAGAAAGGTCGATTTGCCGCCCATATTGGGCCCGCCGATCAACCACAATCGATCATCGGGCGCGAGCGCGCAATTGTTCGCCACAAACCGCTCACCTGTCTTGGCCAATGCGGCTTCGACGACGGGGTGCCGTCCGCCGGTAATGGTAAGGCCGGGCTCCTCTGAAATGGTGGGCAACGCCCATTCACCTTCGGATGCACGCTCGGCATTGCCTGCGGATACATCGATCCGCGCCAGCGCCGCAGCAGTCGCAGCGATGGCTTGACGCGCGGCGGTAACTTCCTCGGTCAATTCTTCGAAATGCGCCTCTTCTGCGGCGAGCGCGCGCCCGCCTGCTTCTGAAATCCGCGAGGCTTCTTCGTGCAGGTTAAGCGAATTGAACCGCACTGCGCCTTTCATCGTCTGCCGGTGGGTAAAGCCGCTGGTCGCGTCCATCAGCGCATCGGCATGGCGGCTGGGCACTTCGATAAAGTATCCCAGCACACCGTTATGCTTGATCTTGAGCGAGGCGATTCCGGTTTCATCGCGATAGCGCGCTTCCATCGCGGCGATGGCGCGGCGGGCATTGCCGGATACTTCGCGCAGGTCATCGAGGCTGGCATCATAACCATCAGCGATATAGCCGCCATTGGAACGCTCGGTCGGCGGAGAAGCCACCAATGCGCGCGCCATGTGATCCACCAATGCTCCGTGCCCGATCAGCCGGGGAAGCAAGCTGTCAAGCAAGGCTGGGCGATCCGTTTCGAGCGAGAGGCGTTCATACACTCGGCTTGCTTCGCGAAGACCATCGCGCACCTGACCAAGATCGCGCGGGCTACCGCGTCCCGCAACAATGCGGCCCAGTGCGCGGCCGATATCGGGCAAAGCGCGCAACGTATCGCGCAGATCCGCCCGCTCAATCGGTCTCTCACGCCAGAACTGCACCAGCTGCAAACGGTCCTCGATGGCTGCCTGGTTGAGCAACGGAGCGGAGAGATCTTCAGCGAGCAAACGCGAACCCGCGCCCGTCGCGCAGCGATCGAGCGACGCGATGAGGCTGCCGTTGCGCCCGCCAGTTGAGCTTTCCAGAATTTCAAGACTGCCGCGTGTTGCCTCGTCCATGGTCATACCGGATGCACTTTCACGAACCACCGGAGGCAGCATCAAAGGCAGCGCGCCGCGCCCGACATGGTCGAGATAAGCAATCAGGCCGCCAGCGGCCGCCAGCATGGCGCGCGAGAAAGTGCCAAACCCGTCCAGCGTCGCGACACCATGCAGCGATTTGAGCCGTTCAGCCCCGGCATCGCTGGAGAAGGTGCTGCGCGAATGATACGTCAGCTCGTCCGGGCCCAGCGCCCAGTCTTCGGGCGCAACAATTTCGGTCGCGCCGATCCGGGCCAGTTCTGCGCCAAGCATTTCGGGCGAACATTGCTCCAGCGCCATGGTGCCGGTGGAGATATCGATGCTGGCAATGCCGATTGTCCCGCGCACTTCGGCCAGCGCGGCCAGCAGATTGGCCGCGCGCGGATTCAGCAGCGCTTCTTCGGTCAGCGTTCCGGCGGTGACAAAGCGGACGATGTCGCGCTTTACCAGCACCTTGGATGAAGGTTTGCCTTCGCGTTTCGCGCGCTCTTTGGCTTCGCCCGGTGTTTCGACCTGTTCGGCAATGGCCACCCGTTGCCCTGATTTGATCAGCCGGGCGAGATATCCTTCGGCGGCGTGCACCGGTACCCCGCACATCGCCACTGGCTGGCCATCATGTTCACCCCGCGATGTCAGTGCGATGTCGAGAATATTGGCGGCAACCTTCGCATCATCGAAAAACAATTCGAAAAAATCACCCATTCGATAAAACAACAGTGATCCCTCCGCCTCTTTCTTAAGAGCGAGATATTGCTGCATCATTGGGGTTGCGGTGCCAGCCATCTGACCGGCCTAGACAGGCTAGAGCCGATTCGGAACGGCTTAGGGCAGGGTTTCCCCTATCGTTTGCGTTTCGGTGCCGCTAAACGGGCTGCGAATGAATTTTCTGCGACTTTCTGGGGTAAGGGAACAACCACATGGCTGACGATCGAAAGAGCGGTTTTACGACGCGCGAAGCATTGTTTTATCACGAAACGATCCGTCCAGGAAAACTGGAGATCGTCGCGACCAAACCGATGACGTCGCAGCGCGATCTGAGCCTCGCCTATTCGCCGGGTGTTGCCGCCCCGGTCGAGGCGATTGCGGCGGACCCATCGCTGGCCACCCGCTACACCGCAAAAGGCAATCTTGTGGCTGTGATTTCCAATGGTTCAGCCATCCTCGGCCTTGGTAATCTCGGCGCGCTGGCGTCCAAGCCGGTGATGGAAGGCAAAGCGGTGTTGTTCAAACGGTTTGCCGATGTCGACTCGATTGATATCGAGCTCGATACCGAAGACCCCGAAGCTTTCATCAATGCCGTCGCGCTGATGGAGCCGAGCTTTGGCGGGATTAATCTGGAAGATATCAAAGCGCCAGAATGCTTCATTATCGAAGCCGCCTTGCGCGAGAGGATGAACATTCCGGTCATGCATGATGACCAGCACGGCACAGCGATCATCACCGCTGCCGGCCTGTTGAATGCGTGCCACCTGACCGACCGCGATATCAAAGATGTAAAAGTCGTTGTGAACGGGGCAGGGGCCGCGGCAATCGCCTGTACCGCTTTGATCAAGGCGATGGGCGTTTCCCATGAGAATGTGATCATGTGTGATCGCAGCGGTCCGATTACACCCGGCCGCGACAATGTCGATCAGTGGAAGAGCGCGCATGCGGTTCAGACGAGCGCGACGACGCTTGAGGAAGCGCTGGACGGAGCCGATATCTTCCTCGGCCTGTCGGCGGCAGGCGCGCTTAAGCCGGAATGGGTGAAGAAGATGGCGGACAAACCGATTATCTTCGCAATGGCCAATCCCGTGCCCGAAATCATGCCAGACGAAGCCAAAGCGGTGCGGCCCGACGCGATTATCGCCACCGGCCGCAGCGATTTCCCCAACCAGGTCAACAATGTCCTTGGCTTTCCGTTCATCTTCCGCGGCGCGCTTGATGTGCAAGCGACAACGATTAACGAAGAAATGAAAGTCGCCGCTGCGCAGGCCATCGCCGAACTCGCGCGTGAACGTGTGCCGGAAGAAGTCGCCAGCGCCTATGGCAAGAACCAGAAATTCGGCACCGACTACATCATCCCTGCGCCGTTTGATCCGCGTTTGATCGAAGTGGTGTCCTCCGCTGTGGCAAAGGCTGCGATGGATTCGGGCGTTGCCAAGTCAGAGATCGCCGATTTTGACGAATACCGCACCAAGCTGAAATCGCGCCTCAACCCGACCACGTCCGTTCTCGCAGGCGTTTACAACGAAGCGAAGGCCAATCCGAAACGGATGGTGTTCGCCGAGGCTGAAGAAGAAGTCATGCTGCGCGCGGCAATCCAGTACCGTGATTTTGGATATGGCACGCCAATCCTTGTCGGCCGGACCAAAGCCGTGCTCGATAAACTGCATCAGCTTTCAGTGTCCGATCCCGGCAGCTTTGAAATCCAGAACTCGGCCGATAGCGAGCATGTGCCCGCCATGGTCGATTACCTTTACAAACGCTTGCAACGCAAAGGGTATACCGAGCGGGACGTGCGCCGCCTGGTCAATCAGGAACGCAATGTCTTTGCCACACTGCTTGTCGCGCTGGGCCACGGTGATGGCATGATTTCCGGTCTCACGCGGACCTTCGCGCAAACTGTGCGTGAAGTGAACATGGTGCTTGATAAGAAACCGGGCGCCCTGCCGTTCGGTATTCATATGATGATCGGCAAGAACCACACGACATTCCTTGCAGACACCACCATGAACGAACGGCCCAATGCCGAAGAATTGGCGCATATCGCCAAGGAAACAGCGGCAGTGGCCCGCCGGATGGGCCACGAACCGCGTGTCGCGTTCCTGTCTTATTCCACCTTTGGCAATCCTTCGGGTCAGTGGCTCGGCAATATCCGTGAAGCGGTCGCTATCCTTGACCGCGAGGATCCCGGTTTTGAGTATGAAGGTGAAATGGCACCCGATGCCGCGCTCAATCCCAAAGTCATGAAGCTGTACCCGTTCAGCCGCCTTTCCGGGCCTGCCAACGTGTTGATAATGCCCGGCCTGCAATCGGCCAACCTTTCGGCCAAGATGCTTCGCGAGCTGGGAAGCAACGCGACAGTCGGCCCGATGCTGCTGGGTATGGATAAGCCGGTTCAGATCGTGCCGATGACGGCGCTGGCTCCTGATGTGTTGACTTTGGCGGTGCTCGCCGGTGCGGGCGTAGTCGTCTGATCCGGGGATGGGCGGGATTGCCAGCCAGCGTGACCGGTTTTCGATCCCTGCCGATGTCCATTATCTCAATTGCGCTTATATGGCGCCGCTGTCGCATGGGGTTCTTTCTGCGATGGAGGACGCGGCGCGTCTAAAGGCTGAACCGTGGAATTTTAAACCGGCGGACTTCTTCGCCGTTTGCGAACATTTCCGCACGCGTGCGGCGAAGGTGGCACGGGTCAGCGCGGATAATCTCGCAATTGTCCCCTCCGTTAGCTACGCGCTGGCGCTCGCAGCGAAAAACCTTCCGCTCGCGGCCGGTCAGCAGATTGTCACGCTTGCCGACCAGTTTCCCTCCAACATATATGTGTGGCGCGACTTGGCCGAGCGGTGCGGAGGCACAGTCATTGCGGTCCAGCGTGATGATGACGCGGCCTGGACCGAAGCGGTTCTGGACGCGATTGGGCCAGACACTGCGATTGTCGCCGTGCCGCATTGTCATTGGGCCGATGGCCGGATCGTGGATTTGACGGCGGTCGGTGCAATGTGCCGCTCGGTTGGCGCGGCGCTTGTGCTGGATCTCACGCAATCACTTGGAGCGATGCCCATTGATCTGGCCGAGGTCCAACCGGACTTCGCGGTTGCTGCTTGCTACAAATGGCTGATGGGTCCGTATGGTATCGCGATGCTGTATGTTAACCCCAAGCATCATGCGGGCGAGCCATTGGAATACAATTGGATCAATCGCGGCGGGTCAGAGGATTTTACCCGTTTGGTGGAGTATCGCGACGATTTTCAGCCAGGTGCCCGGCGGTTTGACATGGGCGAGAAATCCAATCCGCCGCTATTGCTGGGGGCGAGCGCCGGGTTCGATTTCCTGCTCGAATTCGGCGTGGATGCCATCGCTGATGAGCTTGGACAGCGCAGCAATGCCATTGCAGCGGAGGCAGCGAAGATCGGCCTGACCGCTGCCGATATCGGGATCCGTGCGCCGCATTTTCTGTCTCTGGGATTCCAGGATAAAATGCCGGCCGGCCTTACGGAAAAGCTCGCGGCTAAACGGATATTTATCTCCCAGAGAGGGGCGTCGCTGCGCGTTACGCCGCACCTTTACAACACCCCTGCCGATAGCGCAGCGTTGATGGACGCCCTGCAGTAACTGGAATCTGCGACTGACAACAAAAAGGCCCGGCGTAATGCCGAGCCCAATTGGGTTAGTTTTCTGGTTGCCGCGAGTTACGCGGCAAGAGCCTTTTCATTGACTTCACCTGATGCGATCTGCGTCATCCGGCGATCACCCTCATATGTCTCATTCAGACAATTGCGGAGGGTTTTGACGTCGTTTTCAAGCTCGAGGCGACCTGCAAATGCTACTGCTGTGCCATATCCGGCGAGAGCATAGTGCACCATGCGCTGATATTGCGAGATGATTGATGCATCGCGCACGTCGCTGTCGGTGATGTCTGCGTTGATGGCGTGGGCTTTGGCTTCTTTAACGAGGCCTTCCATGCCTTTGCAGAATTCGCCGGTCGGGTCGGCTTTGTGTCCAGTGATCAGGTTTTTGACCTGTGCCATGCCGTCCTCGATGCCTTTGACACCGTCATCCAGTGCGCGGGTCAGATCCGGTGACGTGGCCGCATCGCGAAGCTTTTTCGTTGCCTCAAGCGATTGGCGGTTGGCGCTGTAGATGTCCTGCAGCTGGTCAATATAAAGGTCGGTGAGAGTGCGAATAGTCATTGTGCAAATCTCCCTTTCTGTTTCGTTTGCATATACCCTACCAATGGGCGGCGCAGGAAATCGTTCCAAAAAACTATTTGTTTTCTGTACGTTATTCGCTGAGTCATGGCTCAGCTGCGATGAGCCGAGGGTCTTGCGCCGTGGTTTAGGCGAGCCGTTGTTCGATCGGTACGTAATCGATATCGTATCCGAAATACCGCGGGCTGAAGACGTCCAATCCAGCCTCGCTGCGCCATAGCGGGTCGCAGCGAAAACCGAGCGCGGCGACAGTCTGGCCGCGTGAGTAGCCCGGATTCACAATACCGTCTGCGCTGTCCAGATCGACGATAGTTATCAGATCGGGGCAGGTGGCAATCACCGCGCCATTGCGGCGTGCCACAAGATGCTCGTTCTTCACATCAGTCTGGAATGTCTGCCCGGCAAAGGCGCCGTTTCCGGCGACGGTTACGGTGCCGATCAGAAATCCGTCTTCGTCTTTCCATGAAAAACCCGAGACCGTTCCAGTGAAAAGGAGATACCCGTCTCCGGCGGCGCGCGCGGCTTCGATCGGGTTGCCGCCAGCTGTTTTTGCTTCACGAACCGCTCGGCCGATATTCTGTGCAAGTGTCAGACTGTCAGTGACCAAAGTGCCGGGTTTCTTCGCCTGCGCGCCGGTGATCGGGCTGTCTGTGACCCCGCATTCCCGGCTAACTACGGCGATGCTGCGCAAAATATCCTCTGCGCGCGTCGGATCGCCCAACTGGCCGACAATCATCTCGTCCCCAAATGGGGTTGCTGCGCCGATCGGTGTC
This genomic interval carries:
- the gluQRS gene encoding tRNA glutamyl-Q(34) synthetase GluQRS — encoded protein: MKTVTRFAPSPNGNLHMGHAYSAIYAHDLARDAAGQFLLRIEDIDGPRSRPEFIDEFRRDLEWLGLEWDEVPAQSTRIDSYNEAAAKLEAGGWLYRCSCTRKQIDALEPRRGADGLSYPGSCRNTPHPADEPAALRLDVEKAMDSLGELVWTDEVAGSVVADPREFGDVVIVRKDLPASYHLAATLDDAADGVTVVTRGKDLFAATHVHRILQELLELPVPHWHHHRLLMDDDGQKLAKRRGSPALKDRREAGEDGLALAEQLRLQKNRSGT
- a CDS encoding HNH endonuclease; amino-acid sequence: MFKSELIETAAKFRSAQEDPSRNLAGCPALVLNADYTPLSYYPLSLWPWQTAIKAVFLDRVDIVASYDREVHSPSLDMKIPSVIALRQYVKQSEFPAFTRFNVFLRDKFECQYCGSGSGGGNTLTFDHVIPRRLGGKTTWENIITACAPCNMKKGGRTPKQAAMPVQMKPIRPTTWQLQQFGKQFPPNYLHETWRDWLYWDIELEA
- the mutS gene encoding DNA mismatch repair protein MutS gives rise to the protein MAGTATPMMQQYLALKKEAEGSLLFYRMGDFFELFFDDAKVAANILDIALTSRGEHDGQPVAMCGVPVHAAEGYLARLIKSGQRVAIAEQVETPGEAKERAKREGKPSSKVLVKRDIVRFVTAGTLTEEALLNPRAANLLAALAEVRGTIGIASIDISTGTMALEQCSPEMLGAELARIGATEIVAPEDWALGPDELTYHSRSTFSSDAGAERLKSLHGVATLDGFGTFSRAMLAAAGGLIAYLDHVGRGALPLMLPPVVRESASGMTMDEATRGSLEILESSTGGRNGSLIASLDRCATGAGSRLLAEDLSAPLLNQAAIEDRLQLVQFWRERPIERADLRDTLRALPDIGRALGRIVAGRGSPRDLGQVRDGLREASRVYERLSLETDRPALLDSLLPRLIGHGALVDHMARALVASPPTERSNGGYIADGYDASLDDLREVSGNARRAIAAMEARYRDETGIASLKIKHNGVLGYFIEVPSRHADALMDATSGFTHRQTMKGAVRFNSLNLHEEASRISEAGGRALAAEEAHFEELTEEVTAARQAIAATAAALARIDVSAGNAERASEGEWALPTISEEPGLTITGGRHPVVEAALAKTGERFVANNCALAPDDRLWLIGGPNMGGKSTFLRQNALIVLMAQAGCFVPAEAAQIGLVDRLFSRVGASDNLARGRSTFMVEMVETAAILAQATTRSFVILDEVGRGTSTYDGLALAWAVVEAVHSRIACRCLFATHYHELARLAETCEALSLHHVRAREWKGDLVLLHELSEGPADRSYGLAVAKLAGVPDAVVKRASQVLAKLEQARSETGGIAAGLGELPLFAAAAQTVEPEPSPDASLAARLSETDLDALSPREALDLLYDLKREVISTET
- a CDS encoding 3-hydroxyacyl-CoA dehydrogenase NAD-binding domain-containing protein; this translates as MRNIAVIGAGQMGTGIAQTVAQNGMNVMLSDVDLARAEAGKAVIEKALVKLVGRGKIEADAAETVLTKITPVADYAPMADADIIIEAATEREEIKNAIFESVGKVLSADAVMASNTSSIPITRMANHSPDPARFIGLHFFNPVPVMGLIEVIPGLATSQNTTDRITAFAEGLGKQVVLSQDEPGFVVNRILLPMINEAVFVLGQSTAGIADIDKGCRLGLNHPMGALELADFVGLDTCLDIINVLYKTTRDTKYRPAPLLVKYVEAGWLGRKTGRGFYDYTGEVPVPTR
- a CDS encoding potassium channel family protein, producing the protein MTTLVLAALLIAATILIHYEILRHTSLGANDLEVNPRVRLWMMLSAAILSHVLHVTLYAGGYLLLENVFAVGTIAGPDSGALNDAFYFSLTSYTTLGIGDIYPTGEIRLLSGLEALNGLVMVTWTASMTYLHMERFWTIHLTNDFDD
- a CDS encoding cob(I)yrinic acid a,c-diamide adenosyltransferase produces the protein MVKLNKIYTRTGDDGTTGLVDGSRCPKHSARIAAIGEVDLANSVIGQAICAITDEAQRAVLTRVQNDLFDLGADLATPSGDGDFAPSEMVLRMVPDQATWIEEQIDGFNHRLEPLTSFVLPGGSEAAARVHVARATARSAERAVTAMAAETPVNPAAAAYINRLSDLLFVLARVLNDDGRVDVKWVPGANR
- the kynU gene encoding kynureninase, with the protein product MMTRAFELDASDPLSDYRQRFTLPDGVIYLDGNSLGALPTATPAAMARVVENEWGEGLIRSWNDADWFEMGGRIGAKIAPLIGAQPDEVIACDTVSVNLFKLISAALAMRPGRKVILSEPGNFPTDIYMIEGLERQGLAVQRLASRGRITEALDDDVALLMLTHAHYKTGELFDMAAMTKAAHDAGALVLWDLSHSTGAMPVDLNGVDADFATGCGYKYLCGGPGAPAFAYVAERHHAGLAQPLTGWFGHARPFAFSDEYEAAPGIEQLQCGTSPILGLAALEVGVDLIAEIGVDRLYAKSQALSEFFLECMAAHGMSLELVSPSQSDERGSQLSFRHENAYGLCQALIARGVIGDFRDPDILRLGFAPAYLRFEDMAEAARHLAEVFAGEEWRREEFNRRAAVT